DNA sequence from the Asticcacaulis sp. AND118 genome:
ATCGTGTGCCTATTCCAGTTCGCCGGCCAGACGGCGGTCGAGATAGCCCCCCACACGGCGTTCGATTTCGGGCAGTTGCTCGGCCCAGAAGTGCCCCGCGCCTTCGACGACTTCGTGGGCGATGGTGATGCCCTTCTGCGTGCGCAACTTGGCCACCACGCGCTCGACTTCCGACGGCGGCACGACCGAGTCGGCCGAGCCGTTGATGAACAGGCCCGAGGCCGGGCAGGGGGCCAGAAAGCTGAAATCATAGGCGTTGGCCGGTGGCGATACCGAGATGAAGCCGTCGGTTTCCGGGCGGCGCATCAGCAACTGCATGCCGATATAGGCCCCGAAATTATAGCCGGCGACCCAGAATTGCGACGCGGTCGGGTTCTTGGCCTGCAGCCAGTCGAGTGCGGTCGCGGCATCCGCCAGTTCACCGATGCCGGAATCGAATTCGCCCTGCGACTTGCCGACGCCGCGGAAGTTGAAGCGCAGCACCGAAAAGCCGCGCGTCATGAACAGGTGGAACAGTTGCGCCGTCACCGGGTTGTTCATATGCCCGCCCGCCTTGGGGTGGGGGTGAAGGATCAGGGCGATGGGAGCGTTGTCCGTCTTACCGGCGGTGTATCGGGCCTCGATTCGACCGGCGGCGCCGGCGAGGATCACTTCAGGCATGCAGAACCCTTGTTTCGTAACAAAAAGTGTCATGGTGCGGCGCATAATTCTTGACTACAATAGTCAGGATTACTATGTCCCGCGCAGGGACGACGGCGCACCTTTATGAGGCAAGCCGTTTAGCACACTCTTTCCGGCTTTGTGCAGGTTTTTCATTGGCCTGCCGCGTTTTCCCCGCCGGTAGCCACAGGAAGCGAACGGCATGAGATTATCGACCAAGGGACGTTACGCCGTCATGGCCATGACGGATCTGGCGCTGAATGCCCAGGGCAAGCCGATTTCCCTGTCCGAAATCTCAGAGCGTCAGCAAATCTCCCTGTCCTATCTCGAACAACTCTTCGCCCGCCTGCGTAAGGCCGGGCTGGTCAAGAGCGCGCGTGGACCCGGCGGCGGCTATACGCTGGCGCGCGCGTCCGACGCCCTGTTCGTGTCGGAAATCGTGCTGGCGGTCGATGAGCCGATCAAGGCGACGCGCTGCGCCCTGACCTCGAACAAGCTGGGGGCCAACAAGCGCCTGTCCAAGGAAAGCGCGGCGCAGGAGATCGGCTGCATGCCGGGCGGTCAGCGCTGCCTGACGCACAATCTGTGGGAAGATCTGGGCTTCGCCATCCACGACTATCTGTCGACCGTGTCGCTCAACGACGTGGTGCATAAGCGCACGCGCAAGCGGGTAACGATCGAAAACCGCTTCCCGGCCGAGATCGCGAGGGAACTCGCCTGATGACCCTTTCGCCCCTCTATCTGGATCATGCCGCCACCTCGCCGATACGGCCGCAGGTGCGTGAGGCCATGCTCCGGGCGTGGGACATCGGGGCCAATGCCTCATCGGTGCACGCATTGGGGCGCAAGGCCAAGCTGTTGCTCGAAGAGGCGCGCGACGCTGTGCTGGCGTTCGTCAACGGCGTCGGTCCGGCGCGTCTGGTCTTCACGTCGGGCGGCACCGAGGCCAATCAACTGGCGCTCAGCCAGTCGCGCGGCTTCGAGCGCATCATCGTCAGCGCCGGGGAACACGACAGCGTCCATAAGGCCGCCGAATCCTATGGTCTGCCCGTGGTTTACACGCCGCTGTTGAGATCGGGCGTGGTGGATATGGACGCCCTAAGTCAACTATTGAACACAGGCGGCAAGCCGTTCGTTGCCGTCATGCTGGTCAATAACGAAACCGGCGTGATCAATCCCGTGTGTGAGATCGCCGACAAGGTGCACGCGGCCGGTGGCTGGCTGCACGTCGATGCGGTGCAGGCGGCGGGCAAGATCGAAATCGATATCGAAGCGCTCGGGGCCGATAGCCTGTCGCTGGCGGCGCACAAGATCGGTGGACCGCAGGGCGTGGGCGCGCTGATCTACAGCGCCGACCGCGACATTCACGCAGCCATTCCCGGCGGCGGTCAGGAATTCGGCCATCGCGCGGGTACGGAAAATATCGCCGGGATCGCCGGTTTCGCCGAGGCCGTGCGTTTGGCGCGTCCGTCTGCGGACGCC
Encoded proteins:
- a CDS encoding Rrf2 family transcriptional regulator; its protein translation is MRLSTKGRYAVMAMTDLALNAQGKPISLSEISERQQISLSYLEQLFARLRKAGLVKSARGPGGGYTLARASDALFVSEIVLAVDEPIKATRCALTSNKLGANKRLSKESAAQEIGCMPGGQRCLTHNLWEDLGFAIHDYLSTVSLNDVVHKRTRKRVTIENRFPAEIARELA
- a CDS encoding cysteine desulfurase family protein, which translates into the protein MTLSPLYLDHAATSPIRPQVREAMLRAWDIGANASSVHALGRKAKLLLEEARDAVLAFVNGVGPARLVFTSGGTEANQLALSQSRGFERIIVSAGEHDSVHKAAESYGLPVVYTPLLRSGVVDMDALSQLLNTGGKPFVAVMLVNNETGVINPVCEIADKVHAAGGWLHVDAVQAAGKIEIDIEALGADSLSLAAHKIGGPQGVGALIYSADRDIHAAIPGGGQEFGHRAGTENIAGIAGFAEAVRLARPSADAAQAETETALKALGATIVGEDAVRAPGITCFTVPDWTAQLQLIHMDMAGICVSSGSACSSGKVKSSRVLEAMGLNEVADKALRVSSGWTTSAADWQRFLEVWSKGYETHLARKAGRVKESA
- a CDS encoding alpha/beta hydrolase produces the protein MPEVILAGAAGRIEARYTAGKTDNAPIALILHPHPKAGGHMNNPVTAQLFHLFMTRGFSVLRFNFRGVGKSQGEFDSGIGELADAATALDWLQAKNPTASQFWVAGYNFGAYIGMQLLMRRPETDGFISVSPPANAYDFSFLAPCPASGLFINGSADSVVPPSEVERVVAKLRTQKGITIAHEVVEGAGHFWAEQLPEIERRVGGYLDRRLAGELE